One window from the genome of Bacillus alveayuensis encodes:
- a CDS encoding proline racemase (product_source=KO:K01777; cath_funfam=3.10.310.10; cog=COG3938; ko=KO:K01777; pfam=PF05544; superfamily=54506) gives MKFQKIFHTIDTHTGGNPTRTVINGLPKLEGKTMSEKMLHMKEEYDWIRKFLMFEPRGHDVMSGALLIEPCHPEADVGVIYIETGGYLPMCGHDTIGFCTALVEAGLVPVQEPYTDLKLDTPAGLVKVKIKVENGQAKEVTFRNIPSFLLKSIRVNVENIGEVYCDIAYGGNFYGIIDARTIGLELVPENAAKIIDTAVKIRDTINQTTDVIHPEHSFIKGLTHIEFYTDPTNEQAHCKNTVVVPPGGIDRSPCGTGTSAKLAALYARNEIKINELFVHESIIGSLFKSKIVDVTKIKEFDAVIPEITGSAWVTGMHQFIYDKNDPLKGGFLLIPPMTGIH, from the coding sequence ATGAAATTTCAAAAAATCTTTCATACGATTGATACTCATACCGGAGGAAACCCTACAAGAACAGTTATTAACGGACTTCCGAAGTTAGAAGGAAAAACGATGTCTGAGAAAATGCTTCACATGAAAGAGGAATATGATTGGATTCGAAAATTCCTTATGTTTGAACCAAGAGGTCATGATGTGATGTCAGGTGCTTTACTTATAGAGCCTTGTCATCCTGAAGCAGATGTAGGTGTCATCTATATCGAAACCGGCGGCTATTTACCAATGTGCGGACACGATACGATTGGTTTTTGTACAGCACTAGTTGAAGCAGGGCTAGTACCGGTTCAAGAACCTTATACGGATTTGAAATTAGATACACCAGCTGGTTTAGTAAAAGTGAAAATCAAAGTAGAAAATGGTCAGGCAAAAGAAGTGACATTTCGTAATATCCCTTCATTTTTATTAAAGAGTATACGTGTTAATGTTGAAAATATCGGAGAAGTATATTGCGATATTGCCTACGGTGGGAACTTTTACGGTATTATCGATGCAAGAACAATCGGGTTAGAACTTGTACCAGAAAATGCCGCAAAAATCATCGATACTGCTGTTAAAATTCGCGATACAATCAATCAAACAACCGATGTTATTCATCCCGAACACTCTTTTATTAAGGGATTGACTCATATTGAGTTCTATACAGATCCTACTAATGAACAAGCACATTGCAAAAATACAGTTGTGGTACCACCAGGAGGAATTGACCGTTCACCTTGTGGCACAGGCACCTCGGCAAAACTTGCCGCCTTGTACGCACGCAATGAAATAAAAATTAATGAACTCTTTGTTCATGAAAGTATTATTGGAAGCCTTTTCAAATCGAAGATAGTCGATGTCACAAAAATAAAAGAATTTGATGCGGTTATACCAGAAATTACTGGGTCCGCATGGGTGACAGGTATGCACCAGTTCATCTATGACAAAAATGACCCGTTAAAAGGAGGGTTTCTTCTTATACCTCCAATGACAGGAATTCATTAA
- a CDS encoding PAS domain S-box-containing protein (product_source=TIGR00229; cath_funfam=1.10.10.60,1.10.8.60,3.30.450.20,3.40.50.300; cog=COG3829; pfam=PF00158,PF02954,PF13596; smart=SM00091,SM00382; superfamily=46689,52540,55785; tigrfam=TIGR00229) — MNYKLPSLEEIVNRDFVVFKSKKEMISAADADAAFLIDQDVFYIIGFDPLKLSKSMMVDCDTPIEEVVKYVKKYRCLLVKDHAGSPIGFIDSGIVSDCLFNSFRCLRAFFDTVLETMDASCTVIDKDETVCAWTEGAEKIFSIPRDDIIGKPVTSFFEPDMLEILKTLKHGRKLHRHRHQPRPDLFVLINSNPVYLDGKIIGAVVSETDITSQVRLNQELFNMSTEVHRLEQEVARLRPSNDPFSTIKGRSRAIRKTIEMARKVSSAKSTVLILGESGVGKELFAKAIHDARETPNAPFIPINCGAIPASLFESELFGYERGAFSGADQRGKKGKIELARGGTLFLDEIGEMPMEMQVKLLRVLQEKKFYRIGGTKEIDADFRVIAATNRNLEDMVKEGKFREDLFYRLNVISINIPPLRERKEDLIELTHYFLYEFSIRYNRPIHGISQEVMNELFNYSWPGNVRELRNVIERLVVLAADGIIKIEDLPFVHQVDNHSVNIYNQFEETNADVDKILSLKEELEMCEKKIIERVLRIENGNKQACAKRLGVTRATLYNRMKKLGIKM, encoded by the coding sequence GTGAATTATAAGCTTCCTAGTTTAGAAGAAATTGTTAACCGGGACTTTGTTGTTTTTAAATCTAAAAAAGAAATGATCAGTGCTGCTGATGCTGATGCGGCTTTTCTTATAGATCAAGATGTCTTTTATATCATCGGTTTTGATCCGCTAAAGCTGTCAAAAAGTATGATGGTGGATTGTGACACACCCATAGAAGAAGTAGTGAAATATGTAAAAAAATATCGTTGTTTATTGGTAAAAGACCATGCAGGAAGCCCTATTGGATTTATTGACTCTGGGATTGTGAGCGACTGTTTATTCAACTCTTTTAGGTGCTTGCGCGCTTTTTTCGATACTGTATTAGAAACAATGGATGCATCCTGCACGGTGATTGATAAAGATGAAACGGTATGTGCTTGGACAGAAGGAGCAGAAAAAATTTTTTCTATCCCGAGAGACGATATCATCGGCAAACCTGTTACAAGCTTCTTTGAACCGGATATGCTGGAAATTTTAAAAACGTTAAAGCATGGGCGAAAACTTCATAGGCATCGTCATCAGCCAAGACCTGATTTGTTTGTGTTAATTAATTCTAACCCCGTTTACCTCGATGGAAAGATCATCGGTGCAGTGGTGTCTGAAACAGACATTACAAGTCAAGTACGCCTAAACCAAGAATTGTTTAATATGTCCACCGAGGTTCATCGATTAGAGCAGGAGGTGGCGAGATTAAGACCTTCGAACGATCCGTTTAGCACGATAAAAGGGAGAAGCAGAGCGATTAGGAAAACGATTGAAATGGCCCGAAAGGTTAGTTCAGCTAAGTCAACCGTTTTGATATTAGGGGAGAGCGGGGTTGGAAAAGAATTATTTGCTAAAGCCATTCATGATGCACGTGAGACACCCAACGCTCCATTTATACCTATAAATTGTGGGGCAATTCCAGCGTCTTTGTTTGAAAGTGAGTTATTTGGCTATGAAAGGGGAGCGTTTTCGGGGGCAGACCAAAGAGGGAAAAAAGGAAAAATAGAATTGGCGAGAGGTGGAACATTATTTTTGGATGAAATCGGTGAAATGCCAATGGAAATGCAAGTTAAGTTATTGCGAGTGTTGCAGGAAAAGAAATTTTATAGAATAGGAGGGACAAAGGAAATCGACGCAGATTTCAGAGTAATTGCTGCGACGAATAGAAATTTAGAGGATATGGTGAAAGAAGGGAAATTTAGAGAAGATTTGTTTTATCGCTTAAACGTCATAAGCATTAATATCCCTCCTTTAAGGGAAAGAAAAGAAGATCTAATCGAACTGACTCATTACTTTTTGTATGAATTTTCTATAAGATATAACAGACCAATTCATGGTATTTCTCAAGAAGTAATGAATGAATTATTTAACTATAGTTGGCCTGGGAATGTACGTGAACTTCGAAATGTTATTGAACGTTTGGTAGTGCTTGCTGCAGATGGAATTATAAAAATAGAGGATTTGCCTTTTGTTCATCAAGTCGATAACCACAGTGTGAACATTTATAATCAGTTTGAAGAGACTAACGCTGACGTTGATAAAATCTTATCACTTAAAGAAGAATTAGAGATGTGCGAAAAAAAAATTATTGAGAGAGTGCTTCGAATAGAAAATGGAAATAAACAAGCGTGTGCGAAGAGATTAGGTGTTACACGAGCAACGTTATACAATCGAATGAAGAAACTCGGTATTAAAATGTAA
- a CDS encoding hypothetical protein (product_source=Hypo-rule applied) — protein MKKEMNPVGTKVAELVRGNIRYFDHSSGTPIYQALKALKGF, from the coding sequence GTGAAAAAGGAGATGAATCCTGTAGGAACAAAGGTAGCTGAGTTGGTGCGAGGGAATATCCGTTATTTCGATCATTCGTCAGGAACGCCTATTTATCAAGCGTTAAAAGCATTGAAAGGGTTTTAA
- a CDS encoding 4-hydroxy-tetrahydrodipicolinate synthase (product_source=KO:K01714; cath_funfam=3.20.20.70; cog=COG0329; ko=KO:K01714; pfam=PF00701; smart=SM01130; superfamily=51569; tigrfam=TIGR00674): protein MAKFEGVYVALVTPFTANFEVDYKRLYELCDWLIQEGVQGLVPTGSLGEYATFTPEERAKVVETVIEASRGRVPVVVGAAAPSTQQVIKWVEHAKDSGAEGVMVLPPINYKPLRNEIISHYEAINKVGIPIVAYNNPRDYPTDLTPDLLEEIAKFENVVAVKEFSGDIRRMHDILDRTDLEVMVGVDDLSLEGPVVGATGWISGVPNALPKEGVRLFNLAKDKKIDEALKLYRRLLPLFHYDASPQLVQYIKYMMELAGQPVGPARPPRLPLPQEEYEKVRKDFERAMEKVQY from the coding sequence ATGGCAAAGTTTGAGGGAGTTTATGTTGCGCTTGTCACTCCATTTACAGCAAATTTTGAAGTCGATTACAAAAGGTTGTATGAACTATGCGATTGGCTTATTCAAGAAGGAGTACAAGGACTAGTTCCTACAGGATCACTCGGTGAATATGCTACTTTTACTCCTGAGGAGAGAGCAAAGGTTGTCGAAACTGTCATTGAAGCTTCTCGAGGGCGTGTGCCGGTCGTTGTTGGTGCAGCTGCCCCATCTACACAACAAGTAATAAAATGGGTTGAACATGCAAAAGACTCTGGTGCCGAAGGTGTAATGGTACTTCCGCCTATTAACTACAAACCTTTGAGAAACGAGATTATCTCCCATTATGAAGCCATTAATAAAGTAGGTATACCTATTGTTGCTTATAATAACCCTAGGGATTATCCAACGGATTTAACTCCTGATTTGCTTGAAGAGATTGCAAAATTTGAAAATGTTGTTGCCGTAAAAGAATTCTCTGGTGATATCCGCCGCATGCATGATATTCTAGATAGAACAGATTTAGAAGTCATGGTCGGCGTTGATGATTTATCATTAGAAGGTCCGGTGGTAGGAGCAACAGGATGGATTTCCGGTGTTCCTAACGCATTACCTAAAGAAGGAGTTAGATTATTCAATTTAGCCAAAGATAAAAAAATAGACGAAGCATTGAAACTTTACCGTCGTCTCCTTCCTTTATTTCATTACGATGCTAGCCCTCAATTGGTTCAATACATTAAGTATATGATGGAATTAGCTGGACAACCTGTTGGTCCTGCACGTCCACCTAGACTGCCATTACCTCAAGAAGAATATGAAAAGGTAAGAAAGGACTTCGAGAGGGCAATGGAAAAAGTTCAATATTAA
- a CDS encoding sarcosine oxidase subunit beta (product_source=KO:K00303; cath_funfam=3.50.50.60; cog=COG0665; ko=KO:K00303; pfam=PF01266; superfamily=51905; transmembrane_helix_parts=Inside_1_6,TMhelix_7_24,Outside_25_395), with protein sequence MKKTFEIIIVGGGIIGSAIAYYVSKSGLSVAVLEKNELASGTSSRCDGNILAIDKDPGFDSQMSLASQKLVDELSKELEYHFEYRAPGSILVCETEEEMMAAEKWVARQKEAGLPFRMLDQSDIKQESPFFADDLLGGLECKTDSTVNPYMFSFALAEGAKKRGVEVYTHTEVQLIKKLTTGDFEIETTNGLFIAKKVVNAAGVWASKIGKMLGISIPIQPRKGHIIVASRQQPVGLRKVMEFGYLMSKFGGKRKVDPLTEKYGVALVFEPTESQNFLIGSSREFVGFNTTVNIDVIKCVARRAIRFYPKMADMLVIRTYAGLRPWTEDHLPIISHVDEVPGFYIAAGHEGDGISLAAITGKLIDELIREESHTSVPIEPLRYDRFKTKEGVARS encoded by the coding sequence TTGAAAAAAACATTTGAAATAATCATCGTAGGAGGAGGAATTATTGGCAGTGCTATTGCTTATTACGTATCAAAATCGGGGCTAAGTGTAGCCGTATTAGAAAAAAACGAATTAGCAAGTGGGACATCATCCAGATGTGACGGAAACATACTAGCGATTGATAAAGATCCAGGATTCGATAGCCAAATGTCTTTAGCTAGCCAGAAATTAGTAGACGAATTAAGTAAAGAATTAGAGTACCACTTTGAATATCGAGCACCCGGCAGTATTTTAGTGTGTGAAACTGAAGAAGAAATGATGGCCGCAGAAAAATGGGTGGCACGGCAAAAAGAAGCGGGACTTCCTTTTCGAATGCTAGATCAAAGCGATATTAAGCAAGAATCCCCTTTTTTTGCTGATGACTTATTAGGAGGATTAGAATGTAAAACCGATTCAACTGTTAATCCTTACATGTTTTCATTCGCACTAGCAGAAGGAGCAAAAAAAAGAGGAGTTGAAGTTTACACCCATACTGAAGTTCAGTTAATCAAAAAATTAACTACGGGAGACTTTGAAATCGAAACAACAAACGGATTATTTATAGCCAAAAAAGTCGTAAATGCCGCTGGGGTATGGGCTTCCAAAATCGGAAAGATGCTTGGCATTTCCATTCCCATTCAACCAAGAAAAGGCCATATTATTGTTGCATCGAGGCAACAGCCTGTTGGTCTTAGAAAAGTTATGGAATTTGGTTACCTAATGTCGAAGTTTGGTGGCAAACGAAAAGTAGATCCTTTAACTGAAAAGTATGGCGTAGCTTTAGTATTTGAACCAACAGAAAGTCAAAATTTTTTGATTGGAAGCAGTAGAGAATTCGTGGGATTTAATACAACCGTGAATATTGATGTTATCAAATGCGTGGCACGTCGTGCAATTCGGTTTTATCCTAAAATGGCTGATATGTTAGTCATTAGAACTTATGCGGGTCTACGCCCATGGACAGAAGATCATCTACCTATTATCTCTCACGTTGATGAAGTCCCTGGATTTTATATTGCTGCTGGTCACGAAGGTGATGGAATTAGTTTAGCTGCTATCACAGGGAAACTAATCGACGAATTAATCAGGGAAGAATCACACACATCAGTTCCCATCGAACCATTAAGATACGATCGCTTTAAAACGAAAGAAGGAGTTGCTCGTTCATGA
- a CDS encoding NAD(P)H-nitrite reductase large subunit (product_source=COG1251; cog=COG1251; pfam=PF04324): MKTSTDFIVCRCEEVSYQNIVETSIKYKCSSRELKLRTRAGMGFCGGRTCRYLIDMIAADYDEKNTMTLNTPLKYQAPVRPVTFGLLGDLK; encoded by the coding sequence ATGAAGACCTCAACAGATTTTATTGTATGTCGATGCGAAGAAGTCTCTTACCAAAATATAGTTGAAACATCTATAAAATACAAATGTTCATCAAGGGAACTGAAATTAAGAACTCGTGCTGGTATGGGATTTTGCGGTGGGAGAACGTGTCGATATCTTATTGATATGATTGCTGCTGATTATGACGAAAAAAATACTATGACTCTCAACACCCCACTTAAATATCAAGCTCCCGTAAGACCTGTTACATTCGGATTGTTAGGTGATCTAAAATGA
- a CDS encoding sarcosine oxidase subunit alpha (product_source=KO:K00302; cath_funfam=3.50.50.60; cog=COG0492; ko=KO:K00302; pfam=PF07992; superfamily=51905), which translates to MSELVIIGAGPAGLAASIAARECGLKVTLIDEFIKPGGRLLGQLYKENDGTWWNGIKETDKLVARADNLGVEIKCGISVYHLDKYEHGWSVYTNDGIMQTPYVLLATGAAEYPIPMSGWTLPGVMSVGAAQVMTNVHRVKVGKKGVIIGANILSFAIMHELKLAGLNIECMILPPKNEISKTAADPMEVMKSLLRASHLAPSSILRLGSRLMINESLRKLALRFFPKKGISVWGIPFHLRKAAIEIIGEKQVEGVKIADITVDGEPINGTEKIIPVDFVCISGGLYPLAELAAVAGCPFRYIPELGGHIPQHNERMETPLKGLYVAGNITGIEGAKVAIAQGFVAGYSIADNAGISTETVKQKLQQAIKNVKYIREKAIIQFYPNVKENREKLYGTYQYI; encoded by the coding sequence ATGAGCGAATTAGTCATTATTGGAGCTGGACCAGCAGGATTAGCTGCGTCAATTGCTGCAAGAGAATGTGGTCTTAAGGTAACATTAATTGATGAATTTATAAAACCGGGAGGAAGATTATTAGGGCAACTTTATAAGGAAAACGATGGAACATGGTGGAACGGTATTAAAGAAACTGATAAATTAGTTGCTCGAGCAGATAATCTAGGAGTAGAAATTAAATGTGGAATATCAGTTTATCACTTGGATAAATATGAACATGGGTGGAGTGTTTACACAAACGATGGAATTATGCAAACCCCATATGTTTTATTAGCAACAGGTGCAGCCGAATATCCAATACCAATGTCAGGATGGACTTTGCCTGGAGTGATGTCAGTAGGGGCTGCACAGGTAATGACTAATGTTCATCGTGTAAAAGTTGGAAAAAAGGGAGTTATCATTGGGGCTAATATTCTTTCCTTTGCGATCATGCATGAACTAAAGCTTGCCGGACTTAATATTGAGTGTATGATATTACCTCCGAAAAATGAGATATCAAAGACGGCCGCTGATCCAATGGAAGTGATGAAAAGTTTATTAAGAGCATCCCACTTAGCTCCATCCTCTATATTAAGATTAGGAAGTCGATTAATGATAAATGAATCATTACGTAAGTTAGCACTTCGTTTTTTCCCGAAAAAAGGCATAAGTGTATGGGGAATACCTTTTCATTTGCGGAAGGCAGCTATTGAAATAATAGGTGAGAAACAAGTAGAAGGGGTAAAAATAGCGGATATCACAGTAGATGGAGAGCCTATTAATGGAACTGAAAAAATAATACCAGTTGATTTTGTTTGCATATCTGGAGGACTATATCCACTTGCAGAATTAGCTGCAGTGGCTGGGTGTCCATTTCGCTATATTCCTGAACTGGGCGGGCATATCCCACAACATAATGAACGAATGGAAACACCTTTAAAAGGTCTATATGTTGCAGGAAATATTACTGGAATTGAAGGAGCTAAAGTCGCAATAGCACAGGGATTTGTAGCTGGTTATTCAATAGCGGATAACGCGGGAATATCGACAGAAACCGTAAAGCAGAAATTACAACAAGCAATTAAAAACGTAAAATACATTCGTGAAAAGGCAATTATTCAGTTTTATCCAAATGTCAAAGAAAATAGAGAAAAACTGTATGGTACGTATCAATATATTTAG
- a CDS encoding NhaC family Na+:H+ antiporter (product_source=KO:K03315; cog=COG1757; ko=KO:K03315; pfam=PF03553; tigrfam=TIGR00931; transmembrane_helix_parts=Inside_1_6,TMhelix_7_29,Outside_30_32,TMhelix_33_55,Inside_56_75,TMhelix_76_98,Outside_99_107,TMhelix_108_130,Inside_131_141,TMhelix_142_164,Outside_165_192,TMhelix_193_215,Inside_216_234,TMhelix_235_254,Outside_255_258,TMhelix_259_276,Inside_277_307,TMhelix_308_330,Outside_331_353,TMhelix_354_376,Inside_377_428,TMhelix_429_451,Outside_452_475): MSKKTRLPNIAEVSIVLIGFILIMYLFIGVLSLPIQLALFVSWFLVIFLGLKLGHTYRDMQKGLLNGINQGMEAVLVLTTVGALIGTWIAGGIVPSIIYYGLSIINPSIFLFATFVICAVTSLATGTSFGTAGTAGIAMMGIGHSFGIPLPLVAGAVISGAYVGDKLSPLSDTTVMTASLSKVDLVEHIRSMLFVSTPAFVGASILYLLVGFLYIDRSPSLSQAEDAMSSLAKYFHIEWYMLIPAITVILMLSLKKPSIPTITFGALLGAIWAYLFQDMTLLEAIKTSYNGYSIESGVDFIDNLLNRGGIAWMFEVIILIIFALGLGGLMEQVGILKVICNNMLSWANNAGKLTLSTLLAGFFGNFFGGAAYVSLITASKITEENYERLKIDKRVLSRNTEAGGTVTTPMVPWSDGGVYMATVLGVSTLSYLPFLWFNFLVVIISIIYGFTGKFIWYTNNSEIKKPETDQSTIRV, encoded by the coding sequence ATGAGTAAAAAAACACGATTACCGAATATTGCTGAGGTGTCCATTGTATTAATTGGTTTCATTCTCATTATGTATTTATTCATTGGTGTTTTAAGTCTACCTATACAACTTGCCCTATTCGTTTCTTGGTTTTTAGTTATTTTCTTAGGTTTAAAACTTGGACATACTTATAGAGACATGCAAAAAGGCTTATTAAATGGAATAAATCAAGGCATGGAAGCAGTATTAGTTTTAACTACAGTAGGCGCTCTAATTGGAACTTGGATTGCGGGCGGAATTGTGCCTAGTATCATATACTATGGTTTAAGTATTATTAACCCAAGTATTTTCCTTTTTGCAACATTTGTCATCTGTGCAGTTACTTCTTTAGCAACAGGGACTTCATTTGGTACAGCTGGCACAGCTGGAATTGCAATGATGGGAATCGGTCATAGCTTTGGTATTCCCCTCCCACTAGTGGCTGGGGCAGTCATTTCAGGTGCATACGTTGGAGATAAGCTTTCACCTTTATCTGATACAACTGTTATGACCGCTTCATTATCAAAAGTAGATTTGGTGGAACATATTCGTTCAATGCTTTTTGTGAGTACTCCTGCATTTGTTGGAGCAAGTATATTGTACTTATTAGTGGGTTTTTTGTACATTGATAGATCTCCAAGCCTATCACAAGCTGAAGATGCCATGTCCTCATTAGCAAAATATTTTCATATAGAATGGTATATGCTAATTCCTGCAATCACTGTTATTTTGATGCTATCGCTAAAAAAGCCATCTATTCCAACTATCACTTTCGGGGCATTACTAGGTGCCATTTGGGCTTATCTCTTCCAAGACATGACATTATTAGAAGCAATTAAAACTTCTTACAATGGATATTCAATTGAATCAGGTGTTGATTTTATTGACAATTTATTAAATCGCGGTGGTATTGCATGGATGTTTGAGGTGATCATTTTAATCATATTTGCCCTTGGTTTAGGCGGATTGATGGAACAAGTTGGGATATTAAAAGTAATTTGCAATAACATGCTCTCATGGGCAAATAATGCTGGAAAACTAACACTTTCAACTTTACTTGCTGGTTTTTTTGGGAATTTCTTTGGCGGTGCTGCTTACGTATCACTAATTACAGCTAGTAAAATAACCGAAGAAAACTATGAGCGCTTAAAAATTGACAAACGTGTTCTATCAAGAAATACAGAGGCTGGAGGTACTGTTACTACACCAATGGTCCCATGGTCAGACGGAGGAGTATATATGGCGACTGTACTAGGGGTATCTACATTATCATATCTCCCATTCCTGTGGTTTAACTTTTTGGTTGTGATTATTTCAATCATTTATGGATTCACAGGTAAATTCATATGGTACACAAATAATTCTGAAATAAAAAAACCGGAAACTGATCAATCAACAATAAGAGTGTAA
- a CDS encoding aldehyde dehydrogenase (NAD+) (product_source=KO:K00128; cath_funfam=3.40.605.10; cog=COG1012; ko=KO:K00128; pfam=PF00171; superfamily=53720): MNTKSLIESKNFIGGEWVSIEENETIVYNPSNLQEEVGILYYSSDKHVFEAERAAKEGFKIWSNMTGIERGNYLYKMAEALENHLEELAVLASREMGKPIGEMRGEVVRGINLLRYYAAEGTRSNGDVIPSSDKNVLQYSKRVPLGIVGIITPWNFPVAIPIWKIAPALICGNSVIWKPAENAALSATKLMEIFQQAGLPNGVLNLIIGKGREVGNTLLESANINAVSFTGSSNVGKQVASICGKRNIKYQTEMGGKNAAIILRDADIEKTIPMILSGAFRSAGQKCTATSRIIVEEDIYSTFMKSFSEEVSLLKAKNPLLSDSYLGPVASIDQYETVSSYVKIANDEAEIIAQGTIESNNDGYFIRPLVVGGINTQHKLVQEEIFGPLTTVLVAKDYDEAIQLCNETVYGLSASIFTTDLSKAHRFLEEAEVGMVRVNQETAGVEYQAPFGGMKQSSSHSREQGQSALDFYSQIKTCAIKYHF; encoded by the coding sequence ATGAACACAAAATCGCTAATTGAATCTAAAAATTTTATAGGTGGAGAATGGGTATCGATTGAAGAAAACGAAACCATTGTCTATAACCCTTCCAACCTCCAAGAAGAAGTTGGCATCCTTTACTATTCTTCCGACAAACATGTATTTGAAGCGGAAAGGGCAGCAAAAGAAGGATTCAAAATATGGTCGAACATGACAGGAATTGAACGGGGCAACTACCTGTATAAGATGGCAGAAGCATTGGAAAATCATCTTGAGGAATTAGCCGTGCTTGCAAGTAGGGAAATGGGAAAACCGATTGGTGAGATGCGAGGTGAAGTAGTACGGGGAATCAACTTATTGCGTTATTACGCCGCGGAAGGCACGCGCTCAAATGGAGATGTCATTCCTTCAAGTGATAAAAATGTGCTACAATATTCCAAACGCGTTCCATTAGGAATAGTAGGAATTATTACACCATGGAATTTTCCAGTGGCCATTCCTATTTGGAAAATTGCTCCCGCTCTTATTTGCGGGAATTCAGTTATATGGAAACCAGCAGAAAACGCAGCGCTGTCTGCAACGAAGTTAATGGAAATATTCCAACAAGCAGGACTCCCGAACGGAGTTTTAAATCTTATCATTGGAAAAGGCCGAGAAGTGGGGAATACCCTTCTCGAAAGTGCGAATATCAATGCTGTTAGTTTTACGGGCTCATCGAATGTCGGCAAGCAAGTCGCTTCCATTTGCGGCAAACGAAATATTAAGTATCAAACTGAAATGGGGGGCAAAAATGCAGCTATTATCCTTCGTGATGCTGATATCGAAAAAACGATTCCTATGATATTAAGTGGTGCTTTCCGTTCAGCTGGTCAAAAATGTACAGCAACCAGCCGCATCATTGTTGAAGAAGACATTTACTCCACTTTTATGAAATCATTTAGTGAAGAAGTCTCTTTATTAAAAGCTAAAAATCCACTCCTTTCAGATTCATATCTTGGCCCTGTTGCATCTATAGACCAATATGAAACTGTCTCTTCTTACGTAAAAATAGCTAATGATGAAGCGGAAATTATTGCACAGGGAACTATTGAAAGCAATAATGATGGTTATTTTATTAGACCGCTGGTGGTAGGTGGAATAAATACACAACATAAGTTAGTTCAGGAGGAAATATTTGGTCCATTAACAACTGTACTAGTTGCTAAAGACTATGATGAAGCAATTCAGTTATGTAACGAAACCGTTTATGGATTAAGCGCTTCTATTTTTACCACTGATTTATCAAAAGCTCATCGTTTCCTAGAAGAAGCGGAAGTTGGAATGGTGAGAGTCAACCAGGAAACAGCTGGTGTGGAGTATCAGGCGCCATTTGGTGGGATGAAGCAATCAAGCTCTCATTCAAGGGAACAAGGGCAATCAGCGCTTGATTTTTACTCTCAAATTAAGACTTGTGCCATTAAATATCATTTTTAA
- a CDS encoding sarcosine oxidase subunit alpha (product_source=KO:K00302; cath_funfam=3.10.20.30; cog=COG3383; ko=KO:K00302; pfam=PF13510; superfamily=54292) — MNNRIINHPVLGEIKNRKKIPFHFNGQYYEAYEGETIAAALLANNIRILRFHEESGTARGIYCNIGHCFECRVTVNGCNNVRACITLVEENMDIHNGKRQPTPIKDLFKGENNI, encoded by the coding sequence ATGAATAATCGTATTATTAACCATCCAGTTTTAGGTGAAATAAAAAATCGCAAAAAGATACCATTTCATTTTAATGGTCAATATTATGAGGCGTATGAAGGAGAAACTATTGCAGCAGCGCTTTTGGCCAATAATATTCGCATATTGCGTTTTCATGAAGAAAGTGGCACAGCAAGAGGAATTTATTGCAATATTGGGCATTGTTTTGAATGCAGAGTAACTGTAAATGGTTGTAATAATGTAAGAGCCTGCATTACTTTAGTGGAAGAAAATATGGATATTCATAACGGAAAAAGACAACCAACACCAATTAAAGATTTGTTTAAAGGGGAAAATAACATATGA